TGGATTTTTGTTAGTGGAGTGGGCTTAGTCCATTTGGTATTTGGGCTAAATTCGGATAAAGCCTAGTTGAACACTTGTATTTGGGTCCATTTTGTATTTGGGCCGCGTTCAGTTTAAATGCTGAGCAAGGAAACTAAAATAGCAAACAAACCAGAAGAATTGAAAGATTTACTAATTTCAAACAttcccacattaataaaatgaaaattttctgagTCAATATAGTGAACCGATTACCAAATCATCATCGCAATTAATCCATCCCTcttcaaaattttattatagGAGCTCAGCTCACTTCAGTTCTTGGGAAAATGGTAAATTCTCTCTGGTTGTTTTGTACTCCATTTTTAATGATGCAATTATTCCTCATTTCCTGAATCACGAATTTGTGTTGAATCTCGCAGATCCGGTTCATACTATTGCAGAACAGGCAAGGGAAAACTCGATTAGCCAAATACTACATTCCTCTCGAGGAATCCGAGAAGCACAAGGTTGAGTACGAGGTAATTCTCCAACTTGTTCTGTGGATTGATTCGAATTTGTGATCCCAAGCTGTGAATCTTGAGTTATAGTTCAATTTTCTTTTGCAGGTTCATCGTTTGGTTGTGAATAGGGATCCCAAATTCACCAATTTTGTAGAGGTcataatatttttcaatttatgttTGTGATCATCACTTTCTAATTTTGCCTATTTCTTGTAATGTGAGTATGATTCTGGTTGTGTGTTTGTGTGGATATATGGAATTGTAAGGTGAAGAGAGTGTCACAAagttccttttttttgttttctttacttctttctttctttcttttcattgTTCATACTCTTATGAGGTGCTTACTTTGGAAGatatcataaatttataaacatgtaGTGTTCGAATGAACAATTCTTCAAATACTTAATCCTATGTATGTTAGTGTAATCCATAATCCCAAGAGTGTATCCCTTTATTCGACTGGTCTTGGTTGTGTTATAACGGGACGTTAAGAAGCTGATGGGATCTTTCATTGCAGTTCCGAACTCACAAGGTCATCTACAGGCGGTATGCTGGTTTATTTTTCTCATTGTGTGTAGACATTACGGACAACGAGTTGGCTTATTTGGAAAGCATTCACTTATTTGTGGAGATACTGGATCACTTTTTCAGCAATGTGTGTGAGCTAGATCTCGTATTTAATTTCCACAAGGTATGCTGCTGAACCGTTTGGTTTCAATAAGAATCTGCAGTGGAACTTTTGTGCTTAATTAACTACAACTTAGTTGCCTAatctttatttatgttttatcaGTTGTGGCTGTGCCTtggtatgttttgtttttttgaggGATGTGTTGTTTTTGTATCTGTTCTTGATTGGCGACATAgcaatatttttgaaatatgtgTTTGAACTACGGATGAATGCTGATTTTGCACCTGATTACATACCGGGCTGGAAATCTTTTATTCATGTGTTGCCCTAGAGTATGATCATGGTACATCTCTCGTTGGCTGTCTGCATGTTACCAACTACTTGAACCTAAAATCGTGTGAGCTATGATGGCCTACAGAGATTGATTTCTAATTCTTTTTGTATATGAGAAATTGTCTCAGTGGTGATAATTGAAAACTTGGCCTCTCAATAGTGTCAGTGTGTACGCTGTTTGTTTTCCATCTCTTTTCCCTTCTTAGCCCGTTTTTTGGCGGTTTTCTGGTACTTACATTTTGGAGGGTAATTGAAACTGATCATATAATCTGAAAATTGTGTACTTCAAAACATTGATGGATGCATGAATTTAGTTCCTTTGGTTGCTTCTGTTCTATAATGGTGCTATGTGATTGTGATCTGTGTATTTCTCAGTGCATTATTCAGAATATCGTGTTTACCTTTTGTTCTCATTTAGCTGGTTTCAGACCTGATGAATATTCTGTACTGTATACTGTACAGGTGTATCTCATACTAGATGAGTTCATACTTGCCGGGGAACTGCAAGAAACAAGCAAGAAGGTAATACTTTTTTTATTACTGTAACACAGGCATATTATCAAGAATCCTTTTGTCAAATAAATTTTGTGGGCTTTTCTCCACTGTTAATATTTTGTGTGGATTTCGTTGGATATAGCTGCCACTTTTTGTATGCACGAATGGATGTTATTTGAACGTATTTAGCTGGACTGTAGTAGCTAAATCCGCATGGTTCTATTCGTGTACAGAAAATGTTTATTATATGcagaaaaatgaaatgagaaatgttcatctttttcgttttctttggAGAATGATTTGTCATTCAGGGAAGGCTAACTTGCAAATTATCTCATTCCATTTTGTTAATCGTGAACTGTAGGCAATCATCGAGAGAATGGGAGAATTGGAAAAGCTGGATTAGAGATTGCTAGGAAGAGCACAAACGAGGCTACAGAATACCAACATTCAGCTAAAACATACTCTTGCATCTCTCTTACACCGTGCATGCTTGCAGCATTTTGACTTCTTGTTTGTAAAGGTCCTAAAAATTCTCTTTGTTTGGTGAATTTTATTTGGATGCTTTTTGATTCAGCTTGTACTAAATGTAAAAGGATGTAGTCTGCACAGGGTTGAATTATTCATAATTGgtgataaaatattaaattttcttCCGAGAGACGATGTGATTCAGTCTTGTTGGTCTCTTGAGGCTcttgttgatgattttttatatttgaattttttaaattatgatagatatgtttgtttgtttgtttggatAAAGATGAGATTGTGATGGATTTTGGTCGATCTTGAACTAAATATTTAAGTGATTGTGGTATATATTTGAAATGTGTAATATGAAgtcaaattatcaaaaatattcATTCGGTGGTAACAAGCTATCTTGATTGGCTCCCTTTTAAGAGATTAATTTAATATCGTGTGAGCCAATAACTCATGtatcaaatactactattaaacttATAAGAACATACATTATATTTTATCTTAGTCATAAGGCCGAGAAATGTatgctttttttttcattcttccaCTCCGCTATGTATTTTACTCTATCACCTCAACTACTTCGTAATTACTTTCAGTTCGGATACTCTAcgcattttattattttgagatATTAAAACATGAGAGTTAGGGTATATGATAATATTGCACTAGTGTATAAAATAACCGTATTTGCCAATAAACATACACATAacaaattaaatctaaaaaaCAAAACTATAGACAAAACGAGGATCTAGGATCTCATATGAATATCCTCTCCTCCTTATTTGTTACTTCATTCTTATTTCAAATAATGAGAACAtagtatttctcaataatgAAGTATATATACAGgtaaatccgtcactaatcaaCGACCGTCTGTAAATCCGTCGGTAATCCACATCAAGGGCACTTTTTGCGGCCGTTGTGGGTGGTCAACGAGGCATAACACGGGCAGGCATCTTGGTTGCCGGAGGTTCCCGGTGGCACGCACTGGCACCGAGTGCAGCACGTGCCGCACGCTCGGTGACACATATTTTGCCGAGACGCTAACATGCACCTTCTATCACATTCCGTCCCACAATCTGTATTCATTCAATTATTCATCATAATTTCACaaacaatatatatatgtaattaatATCTATTTAACCTATTTTTGCTTCATCCAGATTGCCTCCTCCAATCCCATCCACATCTACACCCTGCACTTAGCATACAAACCAAAGTATTGAAAATATGGAAAGAAAATTGTTGTAAAAATCAATCTATACATACCGTTTCATGTGGTTTAGCAATGGAAACGAATAAGAGAAGTGTGATAAAGCAAACAAGAAGAGAAGTGGACGTAGGCATGGCTCTATTATAAGGCTAATTATACTTATATTTTGTGGGAGATCATATGAAATTGTTGAAGGAAAAATTATGGTATTTATAGTGTGAGAATGTTGAAACGTCTTGGAATCTAAAACCTTTTTTTCGTAATATTCTTATTTGTCTTCCTATATCAAATTGCAATAATAGAGGAATCAACCAGCTGGATCACCCCTTTGTGTGTAGCTTGTAACATCCTTTTCAATAAGGAAAACTACAGGAAAAATCACTAACTTTGGTCAATTTATTGTCAGTCCTTCAACtttaaaaatgattaattatataactttgacattttttaacTGCCTATTGACAAAAAATTTCGGAATGATCATACGAATCTGAATTTATCGACGTGGTGCATACATGTATAAAAATGGAAGACGTGGTTGACTAGGTGTATTAAATGACGTCTTATAAGTAACCGAACGTTTTATTCACATAATGTTTTCCATCCGCCACAACATACATAATTTCACCCAAATTTGTCACAATATACATAATTTCGTCCAAATTTGAGATTATAGGATAATgaagaaaaatttaaatattattggaTATGAATTCATTCTTCTATCACCGActtaaaaatgaatattttatttctagtTATTTTAGGTGAtggagtgagagtgagagtgagacaTTAAAGAGTTTGGCAAGAAACAATTATAGCGGTAATTAGAAATAATTGTTTTACATTCCTGCACGTATATCCCTTTTAACTGCCCTTTTCATCATAATAATTAAGTAATCAATTACTTATGTAACCTGCGATGGATGCCTTTGGTGTCATTAAAAATAGTGTTTATGGGTTATCAATTGCATTAATACTCCTACGATATAACATTTGGCTACGACTTATTAATATTTGTTAGCTATACTACAACCAAAATATAAAACACAGATTGATTTGTAAGACTTTTCATCAACCAATACACAGGAGTTTGAGTCAATACAAATTACAAACCATTATAGTCCGAtagatattaaaaataaaaaaaaaagctaGAAGAACATGTAATCAAGAAGAAGTCCGTAGCTGATTACAACCCAAATAATTACAATAGTATGAGAAATCACAACATCCACCGTTGGCCATCCCAACCAACCGTTTTTATTACCACGGCACACCATAACTAACTTTCTAATAATAGACATGTAGTaatcaaataaatctaaacCAAGAAGAGTGAAACGAGGACTGGTAATGAACCAGCACAAAAAGCAGGAGCAGCACCAGCACCAGCCCGGACGCCGACCCCGCGTCGTCGTCGGCAGCCGCGTGGTGATAGTGGTGGTGGTGCGCTCCGAAGTTGTAGCGCAGGAGGCGGTGGCGGAGCATGACGAGGTTGAGGACGACGATGAGGAGCAGAGGCAGGAGGAGGAGGCTGAAGCGGAACCCCGTCTTCCGCTTCTCCATCCTCTCCTTGTAGTCCGAGTGCGTCGCCAAGTAAACCAGCATCAGCAGCACGGCCGTGAACGCCATCAGCTGCGGCGGCGGCGCCCCGAAGGAGGCTATGGCTTGCTCTTTCCAGCTCATCCCCTTTTTCACTCGTAGAAACCAACCCATCTCTATCTTCTAAATTGTTACAGGAATTGATGGATTGGAGAAGACAGAAtggatgattttatttttatcaccCACTTTGGCCTTTTCGCTATATATATAAAGTTTGATGCCCAATTTGAGTTACTTTTTTTCGTTGCTAAATATTCGTTAACAAAGACTTTATTGTTCGATTTTGGTGTTTACTGTTTAAATTTGtgataaattttgatttttcggtTCGTTTAGATGTATAGaaactgaaaagaaaatgaaagccAACGGACAATTGTAATAATttagattttgattttttatgatTCAGTTTACTAGCTAGTTTGGTTCTGAAAATTGATCGATTTCTTGTTTAATTCGATTtgagcaaaaaaaaattaatccaatGTTCATCTCtgctactttttttttaatagtaTGTGTCACTAGGCCAAGCTTTGTAAAATGTAATTAATTGTATGTAACATTATCTTGAAAATCGAAAGCATATTAATTATGTTATGATCTTATCATAGTTGCTACAATCTTCTGGAATATACGTGGTGCAACACATGGACGATATATATCTACttatgaaaatttcaaattatgaaTAATGTATAGTGTAtgtgattgagagagagagagagagtatatgGTTTTATGACTTTATCGCAAAAAGATTGAATATTCACTCTTTTCACCATTCCTTTGGGTTGGCAATATTATTCCAAGAGTGGAGTAACTTTTATTATTCCTCACTCGAAAAATAGATTGCTGCGGGGTCCGAATATTAATGGTTTTTGATTAGTCACTCTTACCATTATGAAAAGAATTATTCATTTAgttacacttgtatcaacatcAAATTTTTAATAATCATATGGTATGTTAGAGCTCTCTTAATTGCTTTACTGTTCTTTTTCTAGTAGTGTATGTTCACTCAATACATGACGTTCCAAAGATTTGAGCTAAATTAGAAGACTGAAAACAAAACTTATTTGATAACTTAATTAGATAGTGGTTTATAACCTTGTGTTCAAATTTCCCAATGCAACGGAATTGTCTATTGATCAAGTGAACGATATCAAAGATTGGAGTGAAGATTGATACTATGTTTGTTGTCTTGGTCCCAG
This sequence is a window from Salvia splendens isolate huo1 chromosome 5, SspV2, whole genome shotgun sequence. Protein-coding genes within it:
- the LOC121802481 gene encoding uncharacterized protein LOC121802481 yields the protein MGWFLRVKKGMSWKEQAIASFGAPPPQLMAFTAVLLMLVYLATHSDYKERMEKRKTGFRFSLLLLPLLLIVVLNLVMLRHRLLRYNFGAHHHHYHHAAADDDAGSASGLVLVLLLLFVLVHYQSSFHSSWFRFI
- the LOC121803052 gene encoding gibberellin-regulated protein 11-like; this translates as MPTSTSLLVCFITLLLFVSIAKPHETGVDVDGIGGGNLDEAKIDCGTECDRRCMLASRQNMCHRACGTCCTRCQCVPPGTSGNQDACPCYASLTTHNGRKKCP
- the LOC121802293 gene encoding AP-2 complex subunit sigma encodes the protein MIRFILLQNRQGKTRLAKYYIPLEESEKHKVEYEVHRLVVNRDPKFTNFVEFRTHKVIYRRYAGLFFSLCVDITDNELAYLESIHLFVEILDHFFSNVCELDLVFNFHKVYLILDEFILAGELQETSKKAIIERMGELEKLD